From Ipomoea triloba cultivar NCNSP0323 chromosome 5, ASM357664v1, the proteins below share one genomic window:
- the LOC116020585 gene encoding uncharacterized protein LOC116020585 codes for MPPRRNTPAGNDDNISTIDRMAQAMERMAEFMIAQQGQKQNQGQPRVDYAKAIASRQPPYYAGEKDPVILEEWIRMFDKLLNVVNYPANQRISSAVYYLTKAADNWWVTVGPDLLQDPAFGWEEFKLELREQFYTERIKGIKCEEFLRLKQKGATIQEYYDQYVELMRFAQEIVPDEASKARRFVRGLDWSIRGMIAPFMCSTLKEAYDRASDHYQVYLDQQEVYGRSKRKAEDMSRKFPTGNKKANQGSFNPVRGREGVNQGNRPACPRCGRNHPGVNCQGMKFKCYKCGLLGHKSFQCRSQVDSPQKPLQNVN; via the coding sequence ATGCCGCCAAGACGAAATACGCCTGCGGGTAACGACGATAATATCTCTACTATAGATCGTATGGCTCAGGCAATGGAGAGAATGGCTGAGTTTATGATAGCTCAGCAAGGTCAGAAGCAAAACCAGGGACAACCACGGGTGGATTATGCTAAGGCAATAGCCAGCCGACAACCACCGTACTACGCAGGTGAAAAGGATCCGGTGATTTTGGAGGAGTGGATCCGAATGTTCGATAAATTGCTCAACGTAGTGAATTATCCTGCGAATCAACGAATATCCTCTGCAGTCTATTACCTGACGAAGgccgcagacaactggtgggtGACAGTAGGACCTGATCTCTTGCAAGAcccagcgtttggttgggaagaattcaagctGGAATTAAGGGAACAGTTCTACACCGAGCGCATTAAAGGGATTAAATGTGAGGAGTTTCTGCGATTGAAACAGAAGGGAGCAACTATCCAGGAATATTATGACCAATACGTTGAGCTGATGCGTTTTGCCCAAGAGATCGTACCTGATGAGGCAAGTAAGGCAAGGAGGTTCGTTCGGGGATTGGACTGGAGCATAAGGGGGATGATCGCACCtttcatgtgctctaccttgAAGGAGGCGTATGATAGAGCCTCGGACCATTATCAAGTATACCTGGACCAACAAGAAGTCTATGGCCGAAGCAAGAGGAAAGCTGAAGACATGTCTCGGAAGTTTCCGACAGGAAACAAGAAGGCCAACCAAGGCAGCTTCAACCCAGTACGAGGAAGAGAGGGAGTCAATCAGGGGAACCGTCCTGCTTGCCCAAGATGTGGGAGGAATCATCCAGGAGTAAACTGTCAAGGGATGAAGTTTAAATGTTACAAGTGTGGTCTCCTGGGGCATAAATCTTTTCAGTGCCGAAGTCAGGTAGACAGTCCCCAAAAGCCTCTGCAAAATGTGAATTAA